The nucleotide window GGTGTATAGATTAAACATATCGTCCAAGCAAACAAGCATTCAATCTGTCTATCTTTTTTCTAAACAATCTAGCATGGTAATGAGTTTAGTATAATTTTTTTATGACATAATCAACCATTCATTATATTGTAGACATCACCCTGTGGAAAGTGGTTTGCCCAAAATATTACAGCAGCTTCATCACTCCACCAGGAGCATATACATTTGGAAATTTCTGTACCTGATTATTGTCATTTTGAACAGTGACTTGAAAGATTAGAAGCCTTCTAGatcaggggttctcaaacttttgcaagctgcccccccccccccaaaaaaaaaagctggtaTGGGGTAGTTGGATAGTATTCAAGGGCTGGAGTTTTATTTGCTGCACGACGGTGAATGATTAAAGGTGTAAAGGTAgttgttaaggagaaaagggctagctgcagttggaagaagttagctagctagaagtctagctcttggggctatgagctttctaaacaagactgtggagcaaattactccaTAGATTAGGCTATGAATAGGCCTTCTGcaagattagattagatttctttatttatccacacaatggggaaattcacttgttacagcaatgatagaaaaacagaattagagtaacagtgccgaagcacaaaaaagaaaaagatcacaatatgtacactactaaaactacacataataagtgtacagaaacaaacaacctgcaaaacagacactgtgcaaaagcaggtgctggggataaagtggaatgatgttaagtgttattgtaatgaaaacaaaaatatgcaacagtagtgaccatgatacagaaaataattaaaaataattaagaagtaagtgaccataatataaataatactacaagatagcatactggaaatataaatattgcaatgtaaccattttaagtgaccatgatataaatatagatggtaagtgcaggaaggtattactaaggaaggagtgagtcattaaaaacactgttgctgaccatgcctgcaatTACTTTTATATTCGGAAGCGTACGTTAAACTCGGGTTCAAATGATAAAACTCATCTTTTAAGTGGTGGATCAAgaacgaaacagtatttgatttgattgtgtcAGTCCAGTCCCTAGCATTtcgccactgagggagctttcactaagCAGTGACAGGTCGTtggtattttttattctttttgtctgtgaccAGAGAGTGTCCACACCCCTCTGACACCCctactttgagaaccactgttaTAGATCAAACTTCCTACAGCAGTTAACCGATCTTGCACAACCGTAACCAAAATAGTGCTTGGTAGTAAACCCAAAATGTACTAAAAGTGACATTATGAGTCGAATAATTAGTAGTCATTTCTAACCAGCTTTAATCAAATTGGAATGTTAAGCAGAATAAATCTTTAGACAGAGTGGAATCGTTTCCAAACACTTTCAACATGCCTCCAAAGACTTTTTGCAAGGGGCAATTTGTTCATTATCTCAACATAAATATGTCAAATGGCATTAGGAATGCAAGGAGTTGAACTAAGCACATTTCAGATGTAGCAGTATACAAGAGTTTGTTACTGTCAATGTTATTGCAACATTTAAACGTTATCCAAACTAATATTTACTCTCACTCCTTGGCTCAGTGGTCTGTGCAACTACCGTCCCCACAGTAAACAGAGAGAGGGCCACAGCACAGTTAATAGCTAAACACAGTAAAAAGCTAAATCTTACTAGCTGTTTTGCTGAGCTACCAAAATGAATAGAATTGACATACTGGGGTGAACAAAGCTTCAGAGAAGAAAATTGGCTTAACTTGAAGACGCAGTACATACCTCTACCAGTATGAGCTTTCTTTCTGTAGCTCCATCATCATCCGTCATTCGCAGACAGCAGTACTTGTTGGCTCTGAGGAGGAACTCCTGAAACTGGACCAACTGGGTGCTGCAGGAGAATCCATTCTTCCTCCATTCTGACAAAAATGGAGAGTCAGAGTCACATCAGAAAAGCGGGGGGGAGAGGCCTGTATTTTGACACTTGAGGGTGATCTAGGTACCTGATAATATTTATCACATGAGAACACTTTGTCTGCACTCACTCAACTAGAATCACTGGCCTACAATTGTATGCCTCCGCCACTCAGTGAGGCTTCTGTCTACATTCTTTTTTTACCATATGATATGCCATAGGTGACTAAACTGAATTTACTAAtacatataattatatataatataataattttgtGAGAAATGTGAAGTATCACTATATTGACATATATAATTATGATAAATAATTGCCAGCTATAAATAGGATGTCTTCAGTTAAACATTGTGTGTTCATGATAAACTCATTTCCTAAGGAGTTGTTGCTTTAAACCAAGTGTATATTCTTTAGACGTCCGATATTTCACATTCATGCATGCGTCAAGAACAATAGGTCACAGTGATCTTGACCATTGACCTTCGACCACCCACATCAAATCATTTTAtcattgagtccaagtgaacgtgTATGCCAAATCTGAAGAAATTCTCTTAAGGTGTACCTGAGATATCGTGTGACACCAGGTGTCAtcaaaacatctgcttttaaaGTTGTCCTGAGTTGTTAAACAACTTGAGACATAGCATGTAAGTTTGGTAATGTCACAGGCCTGATGTACTTATtgattattgtattattttcctAAAGTCGCTTTAAGATCTGCTTGATATTCAAagaaattaaaactaaaattcAAAACTCTAGTCTCATATTCATCTTTTGTTCTTGAATTGTCTTAAAGTACAAAAGAAACAACCTGGCATTTCAAGCCCAATAGTTCTGGATAGGACTGTATATCAATCACAGTGACACTGACAGGTATGAGAAAGGTAACGGAGAGGGATTCTCCTGACCATCCTGACTGCTGCTGTATGGCTCCAGGTTGGTGGGGTTGATCCATTCCTGAATCCTGAAGCCCAGCTCCTGAGACAAAACCTGGACTGTTGTAGTCTTTCCACAGCCTGATGGCCCCGTAAGCAGTAAGAGACCACCCTGTAAATTCCAACAGGCAGGATCAACTTGAACATGCCTCCTCAATAAGGACCGTCAcaaataaaaattataataattataatgacaAATTAATACAATTATAGCTCAGTCTGCAAGATGAATTATTGATGTGTCCTGGTCTTCAAACAATAATCATTAAATGACTGACTTACTTATGACAAATTTTTCACTAGTAATAGGAATTTCCTCATATTCATTAACAGGAAGGAAATTAATTGGTTGTTATTCCTATCACTAAATTAATATGTCAGAACTGGGGCAAAAATTGCTCAAAGGCAAAGGTTAGGGTACAGGTCTGGGGGTCAAGTTCAATCAAATCAcagaaaattaaaattaaaatttaactttaaattacCTTTAATGAGTTTGTGTGGACTCTAATCCAGTTCTCGACTTCCTCAATCTTCTTCTTGTGGACAGCTAGCTCAGCCTTCACAAAAAGACATATCAGTGTTTCCTTTACAATTGTTAGTTTCAGCAGCCCACTCCcccataaataataaataaaatcaatagtGACTTGGGTTATTTTGATGCTCTCCAGATTGATGGactaccccccaccccccctaaATTCATAGATTGAGGCTTGCAAATAAACCATACATGTGAATCCTGTTGAGAACTGGTGAGAAATTAAGAGACTTTCATACGGACTATGCAATCAAGGTCCCATAGAAtatcaaagtgctgcgaatagtgagtgtaaaactgtactgtgaagcattttgagtggtcatcaagacttaGCAACAAGTTAAGTTATAAATTATTTctcattgtgtattttaaatccCGGGGCCCAACCCAACACCACCTGCTGATCCATGGTGTGGCCATTTGGATTCAGAAGGTTGGTTAATTCTAAACATATTCACATATACCACAGCAAGCAAACAAACTGTGATGATGCTGACCTGTGAACAAGGCATGTATCTGTTCACCCAGGGTTCATCTTGGTCCCTCTGGCCTGGCTCTTTCTGCAGGTAAGATGTTGCAGGCTCCCGCCTGCtgtcctctcctttcctcttccttgCCCTCTTGGGCTCAGCCTTAGAGCATGAAACCTTACTCCTTCCAGGCAGAGAAAAGCTTTCTGCTGGCAGATCAGTGAAAGACGGATCCACCCAGTGGTTTAACTATTACcaagcaaaacaaaaattataaaagatTAAAGAGACAACTGAGGGAGGATATCTACAGTGTGTGGAGGCTGCTAAATTAAAGGCACAATGGATAACATTACATGGCAGTACCAGATGTTAAATTTAACCTACAGGCGGAAGCAAAGCTCCCTATGTGCTCAATGAAGAACAGGTACTTTACTTATGGCAACTGACATAGGACTGACTTAtgttattcctgaaagcaaCTAATTTGAGGAAGAACTATTTGCAAACTGTAGAATTAACAATAAAGATCTTCTATCCCTCAGCATTGTGTATCATAATCTTGTGTGTATTGTATAATACATACACTCAATGGGCACTTTATTAGACACTAATCTGTAAAAAGTAACTCATTCAAATGCAAGTCCTTTCAAAAATCTTCCAAATGTTCTGTTTCTGATTAGGTTTCTGACGTAGATGGGTGGACACAATTATAGAAAACCCTGCCTGTTAAACTATGTTAATCAATATCTATTTGTCAGAAAGCTTACTGAAGAAAACGTATTAGTAGAAAACAAAGCACATAGTATCAGAATCATGGGAAAGAACTTACACTGCTAGAAGTTATTTTATCTCCAAGAGAGTGCTTGTTCATCTTTCACACTGAGCAGCAGTTCAGGGAAGCCCTGGTGTGAAGAACTGGTGCTGCTGAAGCTGTTGGTTGTGAAGAGACAGGACACACTGCTCAGTGTACAGAAGGACCACGGgctgctgtgtgtttaaagtTTCCTCGCTCTCGTGTGcacacacgtgtgcacacacgcacacacacacacattttaacttatgtcttaaaatgtgtgtgtgtgtgtgcgtgtgaccaGCTAGTCCAACAAGCGATAAGAAACGCTTGTTGGACTAGCTGGTCTTTGGGATGTTTTCACTCGTCAACGTGAAGATGACTTACCTTGACTACTTGCTGTGTCAGAAGCGGACTTCGGGgttttaaaatccttttttcGGGTGTTCTATTGTTTGTATAGAGACTGCCGTTAGAAAGATTAAGTGAGCTGTGAAGCTGAGTTTACCTTTTTCAAAGCGTAAACTTAAAGTGTCGTAAAGTTGGTAGTGATTGCCGTAAATGTGACGTAAAGTTGGCGTAATACGTCAcattgctgctgtgtttgtgtgtcgatGTGCTACAGCTCTGTAGCTAACCAAGTCATTCTCGTCGTCTGGATCCACTGAATCAGGTTTGTCTCGTATTTCGATTGAAACGCTTCAGAGTCCATGTGCGCTGGCAGAAAGAGCTGACAGGACGGATGTGTCTTTCAGGTAGATCATCGCCTAGACACGTGTCGGTTGCTGGTCAGGCATGAAGATGAGGAAGCGCCCGAACGTTCTTCTAACAGGTGATAGACTCCTCAACGGCTAggtcttaaaaatgtatatcagTGCTGCACTTATTAGGTCTGCAGGCCGATCGCTGTAGCCGGAGCATATTTTTATAACAGTAAACTATCATCTTTGGTTCGGCGCTCAATTGACGATCttataaatattgaatgttTAAAAGTTACAATCAGTCAAACAGCATCTTATCAGCGACATCAGTACAGTTAAGACAAATCTGGTATCATAAACTGCAAGTCCCATGGTTTCCTCTAGGACTGCAGCTGAAGTCCAACTCCACCTCATCACTAACCGTTAATGATAATTAAATACCAAACAATTGCATCTTCGTTGCGAGTCGTTGCCACTGCTTAAGAGCCTTATCAGATCTCACCAGATGATGGAGTATTCATTATAACTAAATGTTGATCCTCTGCCTTATAGGAACCCCTGGTGTTGGAAAGACCACTTTAGGAAAGGAACTAGCCCAGCGAACAGAGCTGACTTATGTCAACATCGGAGACCTTGCTCAAGAAGGTAAAATCGTCAACTAATTTACTGAACTTCTTTAAACTAACTTATTGTAACACACACTGATACTAACGTCTAACACCGGTTGAAGCTGTGGAAGGTCAGTCTGAATTGTGGACTTGGAATATTTGAGTGAATAGGACTCTAGTcatatgttttgtttattacatTGAATACTAGTCTGGAATGTGAGTGAAACACTGGCAATGAAATGGTCTGTTGTGATGTATTTgaagtgagtgagagtgaactggctgttttcatgtattttgattgttttgaaAACCAGTGTGAAACAAGATCATGATTAgaatttgtgtttgagtttctgGGGTAAACACAGTTgtagccaaatccaatacaattgatgTAAATGGTAACCGATTCTTCAAgcgtaaaaacaaaacagaaaaagtctaagtgcctccatactgctcctgtggtgtacAAAAGACACATCATTTATACTCGTCTTGACACggtgtcatttacaccatcttTTTAGcttaaatgtctgctgtgatcCAAACACGAACATCTTTATAGTaatgagtagataatgagggaattttcatttttgggtgaactatcccttttaaggAGCCCAAGGCTGTAGGTAATGTGGATCCTAAACTAATCTAAACCACATTTTAACGCTTTTTTGATGAATGATTTGTATTAGACTTTAATGACCGTAGGCAAGTTGCCATTAAATATCAGAGTTGTGGCTTTTCTGATGATCTGATTTTCTTTCCCTAGGACAACTTTATGATGGTTATGACGAAGAGTATAAGTGCCCAATTTTAGATGAGGACCGGGTGAGTGAGATaattcattcaaatttaaacatGGATCTGATGTTGGTGTGTACTGGACAGATATCGAAACATGCTGCCACAAAAGCAGCATGTTAGTGGACAGTTCTGAGTATGTACCCAGTACTTCTGTAAAACTCAACCATTAGTTTTGTCACACCAAcctaaaataaattaacactCAAGACTGAATTAGGGTGGGCTGGATGTAAATATTGTGATGTTTTATCCTGTAGGTGGTGGATGAACTGGAAGAAAAGATGGTAGAAGGTGGTGTGATTATTGACTATCATGGCTGTGACCTGTTTCCTGAACGCTGGTTTCATATTGTCTTTGTCCTGCGAACAGAAAACACTCAGCTGTACACACGGTTGGAGAGCAGGtaacttacatttattttgtcttgtgTGCTGAACTTTATGTATTTTGCTCATCAAAAATAGTAATACCACTGCTGATCAATGTATATaccaattttttttgtttattgtcccactaaaaaaatgaatgtcacCTGTGTCTCCCTGTCAGAACACTTGGAACACATAGCACTGTCAGTAGCCACTTGTTTTTAAACCACATGTACCATGCAAAAATTACTGTTCACTGGGTTTTCACTGACTTTGTCTACTAGAGATTAAACGGTGTGAAAAATTATAGCCTTTGGAACATTACTCAGTGCCGGTCAACTAGAGTCTTTGCTCCTCTACTCTTCTGTAATCTAAGACACGTAGAACTGATCTTTTATAAtaacctgctgaattcatatttatgtgttCCTGAATAAACTGggcatttcttcttctgcatcaATGAAGTCAAACACTAAATTGTATCCTAATCTGCACAggagtgtctgtgtctgctctTCCCTGTTGCTCTTCAGAAAAACTGATGATCACATTTGTTAAGTTATTATTCTATGATGTCAGATAATGAATCTGGAAAGTTTTAACATGAGTTTTAGGCCATGGTaaccaactgcagctttaaCGATAATTTAAATTTCACATGGTAATATTAACTGTTTGAAATGTCCCTGTGGTCAACCGTTCATATCTTTTTGTAAACTGTGGTATACCACTGAAGATTTGAACTATGTTACTGAAGTAGCATTAGCCACATTTAAAATTGGCATCACTTATTTTAGCATTTTTCTATAAACTTGAGAAATGGTCTTCATCCCGAGGGTCACTCTTTACAACCAAACTTCACGGCACGAACCGTGGCTCCTCCAATCCTTGCCTGTCCCAAAAATATTTACTAACTTGTTAGATAAGGCTACTTACATATTTGGTTCACTATACTAGAAATGAGCAAAGTTGCGCCTGTTTATGACCTTCCTGTCTGAGCTGTCCTCTTTGTTACCGACAGGGGTTACACAGGGAAGAAGCTGCAAGACAACGTGCAGTGTGAGATCTTCCAGACCATCTATGAGGAAGCCATTGAAGCGTACAGTGAAGATATTGTCCACCAACTAACCAGCAACACTCCTGAAGATCTTGATCGCAACCTTGAGCAGATAGTGCAGTGGACTGAGCAGTGGATGAAGGACCATAACTAGGAGCTGAACCCTAACTGCCCACTTCCCGGCGCAGGACTATCAACAAATGTTGTTTGGACGATTAAGCATGAATTGTTATTTTCATAAGTTTGACATCATGGAGACTATTGATATGTTAAAAAGTACAACATGTAAGAAGACAGATGTTTGTaataaaatgcacaaaaaaaggCAGCAAGAAAACAGAGTCTGACTCTAgcaaggaaataaaaaactataaattgGATTTGCTGGATTTAGTTAAAGGGAATCTTTTCCAATACTCAAGATCGTTGGAATTCCAAGATTTTTGCTAAGAAGCAGAAGTGTGTCACAGAACGAATATGTGCTAGTTGTGGAGAAGGTTAACAGAAATGCTGAAACTGTACATGTAAAactaaaatcataaaaatgtgGACTTGATATTGTATCCTTAAAACACATTTGCGTTGCTAGTTAGGGTTATTAAGGTCTAGGTTAGACTATGGTAGTATAGCAAGTGGTTCAATACCAGGAACAGTACTTAGAAGATTAGATTTTGTCCGGCCGGGGCGCTAAGTGTATGTTTAGGTCCAGCAAGAACCTCTCCTGTATGCAACATTCAAGTTTGCCCACTGGATTTATTCTAAAGAGACGCCAAACCAGAAAGGCTTATAGCTGGATAGGTGAGGCAACAGCAAGGACCCTTGACTAGAGTTCTGCTCTGCTGTCATTAGCCCAGTACAAACTGTGTTGTAACTGAAGGTGCCTGAAGTTGGTATGAACCTGCTGTCAATTAAGTCAAGAAATAAAGAtgcagtttgtttgttgctATACAGATCAAAATAGTACAG belongs to Platichthys flesus chromosome 3, fPlaFle2.1, whole genome shotgun sequence and includes:
- the ak6 gene encoding adenylate kinase isoenzyme 6, with amino-acid sequence MKMRKRPNVLLTGTPGVGKTTLGKELAQRTELTYVNIGDLAQEGQLYDGYDEEYKCPILDEDRVVDELEEKMVEGGVIIDYHGCDLFPERWFHIVFVLRTENTQLYTRLESRGYTGKKLQDNVQCEIFQTIYEEAIEAYSEDIVHQLTSNTPEDLDRNLEQIVQWTEQWMKDHN